A genomic segment from Coccinella septempunctata chromosome 3, icCocSept1.1, whole genome shotgun sequence encodes:
- the LOC123309143 gene encoding protein shank isoform X1: MVNSINLFSSTFRECEEISPEMEVEGDRGCSEEGYLLVRIHVPELNIQKCLQFPRDQLVWDVKQQCLASLPKELKESFNYGLFSPPENGRAGKFLDEERRLGDYPFNGPVGYLELKYKRRVYKMLSVDEKQLKSLHTRTNLRRFLEYVQNGQVEKVTKMCSKGLDPNFHCQDSGETPLTIATSIKKPAKVIIALVNGGALLDYRTKDGTTAMHRSVENRNLEAMKTLLELGASPNYKDCKGLTPLYLTVTHNVDPQFTECLLHDHASIGAQDLQGWQEVHQACKNGQLQHLEHLLFYGADMNAQNASGNTPLHVCGVNNQESCARQLLFRGADRNALNFANQNPYQVAVIAGNLELAEIIENYRQEDVVRFRGPPSYNPKRRSAIGWLHRAPSLSTLALPPSPCPSDRSSVPFSSASSSLSDGSAPTGELDNASIVTVLALGVADKSLGDTSDIISDSSGVGTANSDTNCSISMPGTTVVCIEPYISKEEGHISIREGDILEVTGATDCGYLEGNLRSGGNRSGLFPAHCVQEVRLRHNIQPAMIVTVDSRQQMQHQQRSRNTRVLGRRESNSKQFATTPRLKKYTDIPNAKPRTVVLHKGRKGFGFILRGAKATSPLMELTPSEKCPALQYLDDVDVGGVADMAGLKKGDFLLEINNEDVSSASHEHVVDLIRKSGNLVQMTVVSIEPENVGGIPMSKSTFLSGENVDVPISRQYATLPRKVGGNQGIMNRSLQAPLPPRRDPKTTLSVGRARAKSMVAGLVEEGEREETEDLTKSSSVESIHQIANISKFGPLVAKTASIRPRPTSGRVTSSELEELFEKQKTEDVYGKNSLMSSSRFQAGGTVTSHPNSPAKTRVYASVAEMKRNKSKSNKVRFTNFFSKGNGELRRDFHSTPDLTQELAMMSIKNHRSQEDLALLNNRTLPPTHPPPPPPALVQMVKVDNRNSKTEYDNLAHKNAPREGIVSSFKPSANAKLYASPEDMKQVGYRSKSLPSHSARPQVRKSQSMRSNATFKPTSTSSPPNEPQVKKNNPYAQPIQTTRSNSSASMKDRLRKIPTSKSASNVTVISSGETPSIPEPDYSCSESEAETDEENKNSSSLASRLTAVQLQPVENSGNSNASGSSSGSSSVPPSFTVDEIQKGRSMLKSSKSYPEDFLRRNESDMRVEDGDNSSSGVSSDQEAHSNTNSEYPDRMTNEIPSSKKHLSGLFTKQSSLPVKLQPPITKSTGKEEFRLPPPPEFIESENNVDVASTLAVIAPIAPPPQFSDDRQVTRVRIVGAVPKDAPPPMSKTSKTNLKHGRLHSQ; the protein is encoded by the exons gaactcaagGAAAGCTTTAATTACGGCCTGTTCAGTCCTCCGGAAAATGGGAGAGCTGGGAAATTCCTGGACGAGGAACGTCGACTCGGGGATTATCCATTCAACGGACCAGTGGGTTATCTTGAG TTGAAGTACAAGCGGAGGGTATACAAAATGTTATCCGTCGATGAGAAACAACTAAAAAGTCTTCACACAAGAACCAATTTGAGGAGATTTTTGGAATATGTACAGAATGGTCAGGTCGAAAAGGTCACCAAGATGTGCTCAAAGGGTCTCGATCCAAATTTTCACTGCCAGGATTCGGGAG aaaccCCCCTCACGATAGCCACGTCCATAAAAAAGCCAGCCAAAGTCATCATAGCCCTCGTGAACGGCGGCGCACTATTGGATTATCGGACCAAAGACGGCACTACTGCCATGCACCGATCTGTGGAGAACAGAAACCTGGAGGCTATGAAGACGCTCCTAGAATTGGGCGCATCGCCCAACTACAAAGACTGCAAAGGGCTGACGCCCCTTTACCTCACTGTAACGCACAACGTGGATCCCCAGTTCACGGAGTGTTTACTACATGACCATGCGTCCATTGGTGCTCAGGATTTGCAAGGCTGGCAAGAAGTACATCAG GCATGCAAGAACGGACAGCTCCAACACTTGGAGCATCTTCTGTTCTACGGGGCAGACATGAATGCTCAAAACGCTTCGGGAAACACGCCACTACACGTCTGCGGTGTGAACAACCAAGAGTCCTGCGCTCGACAGCTGCTGTTCAGAGGGGCTGACAGGAACGCTTTGAACTTCGCTAATCAGAACCCTTATCAGGTGGCTGTTATAGCTGGAAATTTGGAACTGGCCGAGATCATAGAAAACTATCGACAAGAAGATGTTG TCCGGTTCCGAGGTCCACCCAGCTATAACCCGAAGCGTAGGTCCGCTATTGGATGGCTCCATCGAGCCCCATCTCTGAGTACCCTAGCCTTGCCCCCAAGTCCCTGTCCTAGTGACCGATCTTCCGTCCCCTTCAGCTCAGCTAGTTCCAGCCTGAGCGATGGCAGCGCCCCCACAGGCGAATTGGATAACGCCAGTATTGTCACAG TGCTTGCACTGGGTGTTGCAGATAAGAGTCTTGGAGATACCAGTGACATCATCAGCGACAGTTCTGGAGTGGGGACAGCAAATTCTGATACCAACTGTAGCATCTCTATGCCTGGTACTACTGTTGTTTGTATAGAACCTTACATTTCGAAGGAGGAAGGCCATATATCTATAAGGGAAGGTGATATATTAGAAG TTACTGGTGCTACAGACTGTGGATATTTAGAGGGTAATTTGAGAAGCGGTGGCAATCGTAGTGGTCTCTTTCCCGCTCACTGTGTACAGGAAGTACGCTTAAGGCATAACATACAACCAGCAATGATTGTCACCGTAGATTCTAGGCAGCAGATGCAGCATCAGCAGAGATCGAGGAATACCAGAGTGCTGGGAAGGAGGGAGAGTAATTCCAAGCAGTTTGCGACAACGCCTAGACTGAAAAA ATATACAGACATACCAAACGCTAAGCCAAGGACCGTCGTCCTACACAAAGGTCGAAAAGGATTCGGTTTCATCCTGAGAGGAGCCAAGGCAACATCCCCGCTCATGGAACTAACACCTTCAGAGAAATGTCCCGCTCTTCAATACCTGGACGATGTGGATGTTGGTGGAGTGGCCGACATGGCTGGACTGAAGAAAGGCGACTTCCTGTTGGAGATCAACAACGAAGACGTTTCTTCAGCCTCCCACGAACACGTCGTGGACCTTATCAGAAAGTCTGGCAACCTTGTACAAATGACTGTGGTTTCCATAGAGCCGGAAAACGTAGGTGGCATCCCCATGAGCAAATCCACCTTTTTGTCCGGAGAAAACGTGGATGTGCCAATCAGCAGGCAGTATGCAACGTTGCCACGCAAAGTTGGAGGAAATCAGGGTATAATGAACAGGTCGCTACAAGCGCCTCTGCCTCCCAGGAGGGATCCTAAAACAACCCTCAGTGTAGGGAGGGCACGGGCGAAGAGTATGGTAGCAGGGTTAG TAGAAGAAGGAGAAAGAGAAGAGACTGAAGACTTGACAAAATCAAGTTCGGTGGAGTCCATTCATCAGATTGCAAACATCTCGAAGTTTGGCCCACTGGTAGCGAAGACAGCATCGATCAGACCGAGACCCACTTCTGGTAGAGTCACTTCCAGCGAATTGGAAGAACTGTTCGAGAAGCAAAAGACGGAAGATGTTTACGGCAAGAACTCCCTTATGAGCAGTTCCAGATTTCAGGCTGGAGGAACAGTTACTAGTCATCCGAATTCTCCTGCTAAGACGAGAGTCTACGCTAGTGTTGCTGAAATGAAAAGGAACAAGAGCAAG TCGAACAAGGTCCGATTCACCAACTTCTTTTCGAAAGGCAACGGGGAGCTCAGAAGAGATTTTCATAGCACTCCTGACCTCACTCAGGAGTTGGCCATGATGTCTATCAAAAACCATCGTAGCCAGGAAGATTTGGCTCTTCTCAATAACAGGACCTTACCGCCAACACATCCCCCACCACCTCCTCCTGCCTTGGTACAAATGGTTAAAGTGGATAACAGGAATTCGAAAACAGAGTATGACAATTTGGCCCATAAGAATGCCCCCAGAGAAG GAATTGTATCATCCTTCAAACCATCCGCTAATGCCAAACTCTATGCCTCACCTGAAGACATGAAACAGGTGGGATATAGATCAAAAAGCCTTCCTTCTCATTCAGCAAGACCTCAAGTAAGAAAATCGCAAAGCATGAGATCTAATGCAACTTTCAAGCCGACCAGTACAAGCTCACCGCCAAATGAACCTCAGGTTAAGAAAAACAATCCTTATGCTCAACCCATACAGACAACCAGATCGAATTCTTCCGCAA GTATGAAAGATAGACTGAGAAAAATACCCACTAGCAAATCAGCTTCAAATGTGACGGTTATATCATCTGGAGAAACACCATCTATACCAGAGCCAGATTACAGCTGTAGCGAGTCTGAAGCTGAAACAGATGAAGAAAACAAGAACAGCTCTAGTCTCGCCTCTAGGTTAACAGCAGTTCAATTGCAGCCTGTAGAAAATAGTGGAAATAGTAATGCAAG TGGAAGCAGTTCTGGTAGTAGCTCAGTTCCTCCTAGTTTCACCGTAGATGAAATACAAAAAGGCAGATCCATGTTGAAATCTTCGAAGTCGTACCCAGAAGATTTCTTGAGAAGAAATGAGTCTGACATGAGGGTAGAAGACGGTGACAATAGTTCTTCAGGAGTCAGTTCCGACCAAGAAGCTCACAGTAATACAAACTCAGAATATCCGGACAGAATGACCAACGAAATACCAAGTTCGAAAAAACACCTCTCAG GATTATTCACTAAGCAATCTAGTCTACCCGTCAAATTACAACCTCCAATCACTAAATCTaccggaaaagaagaatttCGCCTTCCTCCGCCCCCTGAATTCATCGAGTCCGAGAACAATGTTGATGTTGCTAGTACTTTAGCTGTTATAGCCCCCATAGCGCCTCCCCCGCAGTTTAGCGATGATCGACAGGTGACCAGAGTAAGGATAGTAGGAGCAGTTCCCAAGGATGCACCTCCACCAATGTCAAAAACCTCCAAAACAAACCTCAAACATGGAAGACTGCATAGTCAGTGA
- the LOC123309143 gene encoding SH3 and multiple ankyrin repeat domains protein 3 isoform X7 → MVNSINLFSSTFRECEEISPEMEVEGDRGCSEEGYLLVRIHVPELNIQKCLQFPRDQLVWDVKQQCLASLPKELKESFNYGLFSPPENGRAGKFLDEERRLGDYPFNGPVGYLELKYKRRVYKMLSVDEKQLKSLHTRTNLRRFLEYVQNGQVEKVTKMCSKGLDPNFHCQDSGETPLTIATSIKKPAKVIIALVNGGALLDYRTKDGTTAMHRSVENRNLEAMKTLLELGASPNYKDCKGLTPLYLTVTHNVDPQFTECLLHDHASIGAQDLQGWQEVHQACKNGQLQHLEHLLFYGADMNAQNASGNTPLHVCGVNNQESCARQLLFRGADRNALNFANQNPYQVAVIAGNLELAEIIENYRQEDVDKSLGDTSDIISDSSGVGTANSDTNCSISMPGTTVVCIEPYISKEEGHISIREGDILEVTGATDCGYLEGNLRSGGNRSGLFPAHCVQEVRLRHNIQPAMIVTVDSRQQMQHQQRSRNTRVLGRRESNSKQFATTPRLKKYTDIPNAKPRTVVLHKGRKGFGFILRGAKATSPLMELTPSEKCPALQYLDDVDVGGVADMAGLKKGDFLLEINNEDVSSASHEHVVDLIRKSGNLVQMTVVSIEPENVGGIPMSKSTFLSGENVDVPISRQYATLPRKVGGNQGIMNRSLQAPLPPRRDPKTTLSVGRARAKSMVAGLVEEGEREETEDLTKSSSVESIHQIANISKFGPLVAKTASIRPRPTSGRVTSSELEELFEKQKTEDVYGKNSLMSSSRFQAGGTVTSHPNSPAKTRVYASVAEMKRNKSKSNKVRFTNFFSKGNGELRRDFHSTPDLTQELAMMSIKNHRSQEDLALLNNRTLPPTHPPPPPPALVQMVKVDNRNSKTEYDNLAHKNAPREGIVSSFKPSANAKLYASPEDMKQVGYRSKSLPSHSARPQVRKSQSMRSNATFKPTSTSSPPNEPQVKKNNPYAQPIQTTRSNSSASMKDRLRKIPTSKSASNVTVISSGETPSIPEPDYSCSESEAETDEENKNSSSLASRLTAVQLQPVENSGNSNASGSSSGSSSVPPSFTVDEIQKGRSMLKSSKSYPEDFLRRNESDMRVEDGDNSSSGVSSDQEAHSNTNSEYPDRMTNEIPSSKKHLSGLFTKQSSLPVKLQPPITKSTGKEEFRLPPPPEFIESENNVDVASTLAVIAPIAPPPQFSDDRQVTRVRIVGAVPKDAPPPMSKTSKTNLKHGRLHSQ, encoded by the exons gaactcaagGAAAGCTTTAATTACGGCCTGTTCAGTCCTCCGGAAAATGGGAGAGCTGGGAAATTCCTGGACGAGGAACGTCGACTCGGGGATTATCCATTCAACGGACCAGTGGGTTATCTTGAG TTGAAGTACAAGCGGAGGGTATACAAAATGTTATCCGTCGATGAGAAACAACTAAAAAGTCTTCACACAAGAACCAATTTGAGGAGATTTTTGGAATATGTACAGAATGGTCAGGTCGAAAAGGTCACCAAGATGTGCTCAAAGGGTCTCGATCCAAATTTTCACTGCCAGGATTCGGGAG aaaccCCCCTCACGATAGCCACGTCCATAAAAAAGCCAGCCAAAGTCATCATAGCCCTCGTGAACGGCGGCGCACTATTGGATTATCGGACCAAAGACGGCACTACTGCCATGCACCGATCTGTGGAGAACAGAAACCTGGAGGCTATGAAGACGCTCCTAGAATTGGGCGCATCGCCCAACTACAAAGACTGCAAAGGGCTGACGCCCCTTTACCTCACTGTAACGCACAACGTGGATCCCCAGTTCACGGAGTGTTTACTACATGACCATGCGTCCATTGGTGCTCAGGATTTGCAAGGCTGGCAAGAAGTACATCAG GCATGCAAGAACGGACAGCTCCAACACTTGGAGCATCTTCTGTTCTACGGGGCAGACATGAATGCTCAAAACGCTTCGGGAAACACGCCACTACACGTCTGCGGTGTGAACAACCAAGAGTCCTGCGCTCGACAGCTGCTGTTCAGAGGGGCTGACAGGAACGCTTTGAACTTCGCTAATCAGAACCCTTATCAGGTGGCTGTTATAGCTGGAAATTTGGAACTGGCCGAGATCATAGAAAACTATCGACAAGAAGATGTTG ATAAGAGTCTTGGAGATACCAGTGACATCATCAGCGACAGTTCTGGAGTGGGGACAGCAAATTCTGATACCAACTGTAGCATCTCTATGCCTGGTACTACTGTTGTTTGTATAGAACCTTACATTTCGAAGGAGGAAGGCCATATATCTATAAGGGAAGGTGATATATTAGAAG TTACTGGTGCTACAGACTGTGGATATTTAGAGGGTAATTTGAGAAGCGGTGGCAATCGTAGTGGTCTCTTTCCCGCTCACTGTGTACAGGAAGTACGCTTAAGGCATAACATACAACCAGCAATGATTGTCACCGTAGATTCTAGGCAGCAGATGCAGCATCAGCAGAGATCGAGGAATACCAGAGTGCTGGGAAGGAGGGAGAGTAATTCCAAGCAGTTTGCGACAACGCCTAGACTGAAAAA ATATACAGACATACCAAACGCTAAGCCAAGGACCGTCGTCCTACACAAAGGTCGAAAAGGATTCGGTTTCATCCTGAGAGGAGCCAAGGCAACATCCCCGCTCATGGAACTAACACCTTCAGAGAAATGTCCCGCTCTTCAATACCTGGACGATGTGGATGTTGGTGGAGTGGCCGACATGGCTGGACTGAAGAAAGGCGACTTCCTGTTGGAGATCAACAACGAAGACGTTTCTTCAGCCTCCCACGAACACGTCGTGGACCTTATCAGAAAGTCTGGCAACCTTGTACAAATGACTGTGGTTTCCATAGAGCCGGAAAACGTAGGTGGCATCCCCATGAGCAAATCCACCTTTTTGTCCGGAGAAAACGTGGATGTGCCAATCAGCAGGCAGTATGCAACGTTGCCACGCAAAGTTGGAGGAAATCAGGGTATAATGAACAGGTCGCTACAAGCGCCTCTGCCTCCCAGGAGGGATCCTAAAACAACCCTCAGTGTAGGGAGGGCACGGGCGAAGAGTATGGTAGCAGGGTTAG TAGAAGAAGGAGAAAGAGAAGAGACTGAAGACTTGACAAAATCAAGTTCGGTGGAGTCCATTCATCAGATTGCAAACATCTCGAAGTTTGGCCCACTGGTAGCGAAGACAGCATCGATCAGACCGAGACCCACTTCTGGTAGAGTCACTTCCAGCGAATTGGAAGAACTGTTCGAGAAGCAAAAGACGGAAGATGTTTACGGCAAGAACTCCCTTATGAGCAGTTCCAGATTTCAGGCTGGAGGAACAGTTACTAGTCATCCGAATTCTCCTGCTAAGACGAGAGTCTACGCTAGTGTTGCTGAAATGAAAAGGAACAAGAGCAAG TCGAACAAGGTCCGATTCACCAACTTCTTTTCGAAAGGCAACGGGGAGCTCAGAAGAGATTTTCATAGCACTCCTGACCTCACTCAGGAGTTGGCCATGATGTCTATCAAAAACCATCGTAGCCAGGAAGATTTGGCTCTTCTCAATAACAGGACCTTACCGCCAACACATCCCCCACCACCTCCTCCTGCCTTGGTACAAATGGTTAAAGTGGATAACAGGAATTCGAAAACAGAGTATGACAATTTGGCCCATAAGAATGCCCCCAGAGAAG GAATTGTATCATCCTTCAAACCATCCGCTAATGCCAAACTCTATGCCTCACCTGAAGACATGAAACAGGTGGGATATAGATCAAAAAGCCTTCCTTCTCATTCAGCAAGACCTCAAGTAAGAAAATCGCAAAGCATGAGATCTAATGCAACTTTCAAGCCGACCAGTACAAGCTCACCGCCAAATGAACCTCAGGTTAAGAAAAACAATCCTTATGCTCAACCCATACAGACAACCAGATCGAATTCTTCCGCAA GTATGAAAGATAGACTGAGAAAAATACCCACTAGCAAATCAGCTTCAAATGTGACGGTTATATCATCTGGAGAAACACCATCTATACCAGAGCCAGATTACAGCTGTAGCGAGTCTGAAGCTGAAACAGATGAAGAAAACAAGAACAGCTCTAGTCTCGCCTCTAGGTTAACAGCAGTTCAATTGCAGCCTGTAGAAAATAGTGGAAATAGTAATGCAAG TGGAAGCAGTTCTGGTAGTAGCTCAGTTCCTCCTAGTTTCACCGTAGATGAAATACAAAAAGGCAGATCCATGTTGAAATCTTCGAAGTCGTACCCAGAAGATTTCTTGAGAAGAAATGAGTCTGACATGAGGGTAGAAGACGGTGACAATAGTTCTTCAGGAGTCAGTTCCGACCAAGAAGCTCACAGTAATACAAACTCAGAATATCCGGACAGAATGACCAACGAAATACCAAGTTCGAAAAAACACCTCTCAG GATTATTCACTAAGCAATCTAGTCTACCCGTCAAATTACAACCTCCAATCACTAAATCTaccggaaaagaagaatttCGCCTTCCTCCGCCCCCTGAATTCATCGAGTCCGAGAACAATGTTGATGTTGCTAGTACTTTAGCTGTTATAGCCCCCATAGCGCCTCCCCCGCAGTTTAGCGATGATCGACAGGTGACCAGAGTAAGGATAGTAGGAGCAGTTCCCAAGGATGCACCTCCACCAATGTCAAAAACCTCCAAAACAAACCTCAAACATGGAAGACTGCATAGTCAGTGA
- the LOC123309143 gene encoding protein shank isoform X3 translates to MVNSINLFSSTFRECEEISPEMEVEGDRGCSEEGYLLVRIHVPELNIQKCLQFPRDQLVWDVKQQCLASLPKELKESFNYGLFSPPENGRAGKFLDEERRLGDYPFNGPVGYLELKYKRRVYKMLSVDEKQLKSLHTRTNLRRFLEYVQNGQVEKVTKMCSKGLDPNFHCQDSGETPLTIATSIKKPAKVIIALVNGGALLDYRTKDGTTAMHRSVENRNLEAMKTLLELGASPNYKDCKGLTPLYLTVTHNVDPQFTECLLHDHASIGAQDLQGWQEVHQACKNGQLQHLEHLLFYGADMNAQNASGNTPLHVCGVNNQESCARQLLFRGADRNALNFANQNPYQVAVIAGNLELAEIIENYRQEDVVRFRGPPSYNPKRRSAIGWLHRAPSLSTLALPPSPCPSDRSSVPFSSASSSLSDGSAPTGELDNASIVTDKSLGDTSDIISDSSGVGTANSDTNCSISMPGTTVVCIEPYISKEEGHISIREGDILEVTGATDCGYLEGNLRSGGNRSGLFPAHCVQEVRLRHNIQPAMIVTVDSRQQMQHQQRSRNTRVLGRRESNSKQFATTPRLKKYTDIPNAKPRTVVLHKGRKGFGFILRGAKATSPLMELTPSEKCPALQYLDDVDVGGVADMAGLKKGDFLLEINNEDVSSASHEHVVDLIRKSGNLVQMTVVSIEPENVGGIPMSKSTFLSGENVDVPISRQYATLPRKVGGNQGIMNRSLQAPLPPRRDPKTTLSVGRARAKSMVAGLVEEGEREETEDLTKSSSVESIHQIANISKFGPLVAKTASIRPRPTSGRVTSSELEELFEKQKTEDVYGKNSLMSSSRFQAGGTVTSHPNSPAKTRVYASVAEMKRNKSKSNKVRFTNFFSKGNGELRRDFHSTPDLTQELAMMSIKNHRSQEDLALLNNRTLPPTHPPPPPPALVQMVKVDNRNSKTEYDNLAHKNAPREGIVSSFKPSANAKLYASPEDMKQVGYRSKSLPSHSARPQVRKSQSMRSNATFKPTSTSSPPNEPQVKKNNPYAQPIQTTRSNSSASMKDRLRKIPTSKSASNVTVISSGETPSIPEPDYSCSESEAETDEENKNSSSLASRLTAVQLQPVENSGNSNASGSSSGSSSVPPSFTVDEIQKGRSMLKSSKSYPEDFLRRNESDMRVEDGDNSSSGVSSDQEAHSNTNSEYPDRMTNEIPSSKKHLSGLFTKQSSLPVKLQPPITKSTGKEEFRLPPPPEFIESENNVDVASTLAVIAPIAPPPQFSDDRQVTRVRIVGAVPKDAPPPMSKTSKTNLKHGRLHSQ, encoded by the exons gaactcaagGAAAGCTTTAATTACGGCCTGTTCAGTCCTCCGGAAAATGGGAGAGCTGGGAAATTCCTGGACGAGGAACGTCGACTCGGGGATTATCCATTCAACGGACCAGTGGGTTATCTTGAG TTGAAGTACAAGCGGAGGGTATACAAAATGTTATCCGTCGATGAGAAACAACTAAAAAGTCTTCACACAAGAACCAATTTGAGGAGATTTTTGGAATATGTACAGAATGGTCAGGTCGAAAAGGTCACCAAGATGTGCTCAAAGGGTCTCGATCCAAATTTTCACTGCCAGGATTCGGGAG aaaccCCCCTCACGATAGCCACGTCCATAAAAAAGCCAGCCAAAGTCATCATAGCCCTCGTGAACGGCGGCGCACTATTGGATTATCGGACCAAAGACGGCACTACTGCCATGCACCGATCTGTGGAGAACAGAAACCTGGAGGCTATGAAGACGCTCCTAGAATTGGGCGCATCGCCCAACTACAAAGACTGCAAAGGGCTGACGCCCCTTTACCTCACTGTAACGCACAACGTGGATCCCCAGTTCACGGAGTGTTTACTACATGACCATGCGTCCATTGGTGCTCAGGATTTGCAAGGCTGGCAAGAAGTACATCAG GCATGCAAGAACGGACAGCTCCAACACTTGGAGCATCTTCTGTTCTACGGGGCAGACATGAATGCTCAAAACGCTTCGGGAAACACGCCACTACACGTCTGCGGTGTGAACAACCAAGAGTCCTGCGCTCGACAGCTGCTGTTCAGAGGGGCTGACAGGAACGCTTTGAACTTCGCTAATCAGAACCCTTATCAGGTGGCTGTTATAGCTGGAAATTTGGAACTGGCCGAGATCATAGAAAACTATCGACAAGAAGATGTTG TCCGGTTCCGAGGTCCACCCAGCTATAACCCGAAGCGTAGGTCCGCTATTGGATGGCTCCATCGAGCCCCATCTCTGAGTACCCTAGCCTTGCCCCCAAGTCCCTGTCCTAGTGACCGATCTTCCGTCCCCTTCAGCTCAGCTAGTTCCAGCCTGAGCGATGGCAGCGCCCCCACAGGCGAATTGGATAACGCCAGTATTGTCACAG ATAAGAGTCTTGGAGATACCAGTGACATCATCAGCGACAGTTCTGGAGTGGGGACAGCAAATTCTGATACCAACTGTAGCATCTCTATGCCTGGTACTACTGTTGTTTGTATAGAACCTTACATTTCGAAGGAGGAAGGCCATATATCTATAAGGGAAGGTGATATATTAGAAG TTACTGGTGCTACAGACTGTGGATATTTAGAGGGTAATTTGAGAAGCGGTGGCAATCGTAGTGGTCTCTTTCCCGCTCACTGTGTACAGGAAGTACGCTTAAGGCATAACATACAACCAGCAATGATTGTCACCGTAGATTCTAGGCAGCAGATGCAGCATCAGCAGAGATCGAGGAATACCAGAGTGCTGGGAAGGAGGGAGAGTAATTCCAAGCAGTTTGCGACAACGCCTAGACTGAAAAA ATATACAGACATACCAAACGCTAAGCCAAGGACCGTCGTCCTACACAAAGGTCGAAAAGGATTCGGTTTCATCCTGAGAGGAGCCAAGGCAACATCCCCGCTCATGGAACTAACACCTTCAGAGAAATGTCCCGCTCTTCAATACCTGGACGATGTGGATGTTGGTGGAGTGGCCGACATGGCTGGACTGAAGAAAGGCGACTTCCTGTTGGAGATCAACAACGAAGACGTTTCTTCAGCCTCCCACGAACACGTCGTGGACCTTATCAGAAAGTCTGGCAACCTTGTACAAATGACTGTGGTTTCCATAGAGCCGGAAAACGTAGGTGGCATCCCCATGAGCAAATCCACCTTTTTGTCCGGAGAAAACGTGGATGTGCCAATCAGCAGGCAGTATGCAACGTTGCCACGCAAAGTTGGAGGAAATCAGGGTATAATGAACAGGTCGCTACAAGCGCCTCTGCCTCCCAGGAGGGATCCTAAAACAACCCTCAGTGTAGGGAGGGCACGGGCGAAGAGTATGGTAGCAGGGTTAG TAGAAGAAGGAGAAAGAGAAGAGACTGAAGACTTGACAAAATCAAGTTCGGTGGAGTCCATTCATCAGATTGCAAACATCTCGAAGTTTGGCCCACTGGTAGCGAAGACAGCATCGATCAGACCGAGACCCACTTCTGGTAGAGTCACTTCCAGCGAATTGGAAGAACTGTTCGAGAAGCAAAAGACGGAAGATGTTTACGGCAAGAACTCCCTTATGAGCAGTTCCAGATTTCAGGCTGGAGGAACAGTTACTAGTCATCCGAATTCTCCTGCTAAGACGAGAGTCTACGCTAGTGTTGCTGAAATGAAAAGGAACAAGAGCAAG TCGAACAAGGTCCGATTCACCAACTTCTTTTCGAAAGGCAACGGGGAGCTCAGAAGAGATTTTCATAGCACTCCTGACCTCACTCAGGAGTTGGCCATGATGTCTATCAAAAACCATCGTAGCCAGGAAGATTTGGCTCTTCTCAATAACAGGACCTTACCGCCAACACATCCCCCACCACCTCCTCCTGCCTTGGTACAAATGGTTAAAGTGGATAACAGGAATTCGAAAACAGAGTATGACAATTTGGCCCATAAGAATGCCCCCAGAGAAG GAATTGTATCATCCTTCAAACCATCCGCTAATGCCAAACTCTATGCCTCACCTGAAGACATGAAACAGGTGGGATATAGATCAAAAAGCCTTCCTTCTCATTCAGCAAGACCTCAAGTAAGAAAATCGCAAAGCATGAGATCTAATGCAACTTTCAAGCCGACCAGTACAAGCTCACCGCCAAATGAACCTCAGGTTAAGAAAAACAATCCTTATGCTCAACCCATACAGACAACCAGATCGAATTCTTCCGCAA GTATGAAAGATAGACTGAGAAAAATACCCACTAGCAAATCAGCTTCAAATGTGACGGTTATATCATCTGGAGAAACACCATCTATACCAGAGCCAGATTACAGCTGTAGCGAGTCTGAAGCTGAAACAGATGAAGAAAACAAGAACAGCTCTAGTCTCGCCTCTAGGTTAACAGCAGTTCAATTGCAGCCTGTAGAAAATAGTGGAAATAGTAATGCAAG TGGAAGCAGTTCTGGTAGTAGCTCAGTTCCTCCTAGTTTCACCGTAGATGAAATACAAAAAGGCAGATCCATGTTGAAATCTTCGAAGTCGTACCCAGAAGATTTCTTGAGAAGAAATGAGTCTGACATGAGGGTAGAAGACGGTGACAATAGTTCTTCAGGAGTCAGTTCCGACCAAGAAGCTCACAGTAATACAAACTCAGAATATCCGGACAGAATGACCAACGAAATACCAAGTTCGAAAAAACACCTCTCAG GATTATTCACTAAGCAATCTAGTCTACCCGTCAAATTACAACCTCCAATCACTAAATCTaccggaaaagaagaatttCGCCTTCCTCCGCCCCCTGAATTCATCGAGTCCGAGAACAATGTTGATGTTGCTAGTACTTTAGCTGTTATAGCCCCCATAGCGCCTCCCCCGCAGTTTAGCGATGATCGACAGGTGACCAGAGTAAGGATAGTAGGAGCAGTTCCCAAGGATGCACCTCCACCAATGTCAAAAACCTCCAAAACAAACCTCAAACATGGAAGACTGCATAGTCAGTGA